In Pocillopora verrucosa isolate sample1 chromosome 13, ASM3666991v2, whole genome shotgun sequence, one genomic interval encodes:
- the LOC131797147 gene encoding uncharacterized protein: protein MKAKLLLQMLTRKKIGWDEPLEENETVQWSRWLDDLSKLEEVKIDRCFRPKGFVKVQETQLHLFSDASRQGYSSVAYLRFEDVEGRVHCSFVMGKARLAPIREISIPRLELTAAVISVKLSHAIRDELDLTVNKVIYWTDSNSVLKCINNETKRFHTFESNRLTIIHDGSAPQEWRYVNRDENPADDGSKGLKLDVLIKNNRWLTGPKFLWKGGEYWPKMIEVPCLKDEDPEVRKENQVYVTAVSCDVVEKLILYYSSWWKLKVAIAWLLRYKQYLMNKFLQLREGCPTTHDSAEGRNYLKLDELREAEHEIMRYVQRKEFPDVTALQPGADERSVKRLMKKMGASISKLNPQVQDGLLRVGGRIGRAPLSYELKHPVILPYKHHITDLIIRDHHIKVGHMGQESVLSSLRQKYWILKGRSAVGRVPSKCLDCQKRSAKPAEQFMAELPADRVTPSEPPFSYVGIDCFGPIEVKQGRSHVKRYGCLFTCLTVRAVHVEILHSLSADSMINALRRFISMRGCPKEIRSDNGTNFTKADKELREAIQLWNNQRISNFCAQKEIKWTFNPPDASHMGGPWERMIQTTKRVLKALLKEQLVTDEVLSTVMAEAVNIVNSRPLTCNSDSSLDDQPITPNHLLHLRPTPSLPPGVFDKGDLHCKRAWRQAQYLAGVFRRRWSSEYLPTLMERQKWKMPKPNIKEGDLVLLADESYPRGQWPIARVEEVVVSRDGYVRTVRVKTACTVATRAKRRRRRELKTSSVIVTRPITSLCPLEMD from the coding sequence ATGAAGGCGAAACTGCTACTTCAGATGTTAACCAGAAAGAAGATTGGATGGGATGAACCACTTGAAGAGAACGAGACTGTGCAGTGGTCAAGATGGCTAGACGACCTTAGCAAGCTTGAAGAGGTGAAGATTGATCGCTGTTTCAGACCCAAAGGATTTGTAAAGGTTCAAGAAACCCAGTTACACCTGTTCTCAGATGCCTCGAGACAAGGTTATTCATCGGTCGCATACCTTCGTTTTGAAGATGTTGAGGGGCGAGTCCATTGTTCGTTCGTCATGGGCAAGGCCCGGTTAGCTCCAATCAGAGAAATTTCCATTCCAAGACTTGAGTTGACTGCAGCAGTCATCTCTGTGAAACTCAGCCATGCTATCCGTGATGAATTGGATCTGACCGTGAACAAAGTCATTTACTGGACAGATTCCAACTCTGTTTTGAAGTGTATAAACAATGAAACCAAGAGATTTCACACCTTCGAGTCCAACCGCCTGACGATTATACACGATGGTTCTGCTCCCCAAGAATGGCGATATGTCAACAGAGACGAGAACCCGGCAGATGATGGATCAAAGGGTCTAAAGCTAGACGTTCTGATCAAGAACAACCGATGGCTGACAGGTCCTAAGTTTTTGTGGAAAGGGGGAGAATACTGGCCAAAGATGATTGAGGTCCCTTGCCTCAAGGATGAAGATCCAGAAGTCAGAAAGGAGAATCAAGTTTATGTGACAGCGGTCAGTTGTGATGTCGTGGAGAAGCTTATTCTGTACTATTCATCCTGGTGGAAGCTCAAGGTAGCAATTGCCTGGTTGCTGCGCTATAAACAGTATCTTATGAACAAGTTTCTACAACTCAGAGAAGGTTGCCCAACCACACATGATTCAGCGGAAGGAAGGAATTACCTCAAACTTGACGAGCTTCGCGAGGCAGAGCATGAAATCATGCGCTATGTTCAACGCAAAGAGTTCCCTGATGTAACAGCTCTCCAGCCAGGAGCGGATGAAAGGTCAGTAAAGAGGCTAATGAAAAAGATGGGAGCTTCAATAAGCAAGTTAAATCCTCAAGTTCAAGATGGATTGCTGAGAGTAGGAGGCCGTATTGGACGTGCGCCTTTGTCTTACGAGTTGAAACACCCAGTTATTTTGCCCTACAAGCATCACATCACAGATTTAATAATCAGAGATCATCACATCAAAGTGGGACACATGGGCCAAGAGTCAGTTCTGTCGTCGTTGAGACAGAAGTATTGGATTTTGAAGGGCAGATCTGCAGTGGGCCGGGTGCCAAGCAAGTGCCTTGACTGTCAGAAGAGAAGTGCAAAACCGGCAGAGCAGTTCATGGCAGAACTCCCAGCAGATCGCGTGACTCCAAGTGAACCACCCTTTTCATATGTTGGAATCGATTGTTTTGGCCCAATCGAAGTGAAACAGGGAAGATCACACGTCAAGAGGTACGGCTGCCTCTTTACATGTTTAACTGTACGTGCAGTACACGTCGAGATTTTGCACTCGCTGAGTGCCGATTCTATGATAAACGCCTTGAGAAGGTTTATTAGCATGCGAGGTTGCCCCAAGGAGATTCGAAGTGACAAcggaacaaatttcacaaaggCTGACAAAGAGTTGAGAGAAGCTATACAACTCTGGAACAACCAAAGAATCAGTAATTTCTGTGCTCAGAAAGAAATCAAGTGGACATTCAATCCACCAGACGCGAGCCATATGGGGGGACCATGGGAGAGGATGATTCAAACTACTAAGCGAGTGTTGAAGGCTTTGTTGAAGGAACAGTTGGTGACAGATGAAGTCCTTTCTACTGTTATGGCAGAAGCTGTCAACATTGTCAACAGCCGTCCCTTAACATGCAACAGCGACAGTTCCTTAGATGATCAGCCAATTACCCCCAACCATTTGTTGCATTTGCGCCCAACGCCCAGTTTACCGCCAGGTGTGTTTGACAAAGGAGATCTTCACTGCAAGCGTGCATGGAGACAAGCTCAGTATTTGGCTGGTGTGTTCCGGCGGAGATGGTCCAGCGAGTACTTGCCAACCCTTATGGAGAGACAGAAATGGAAGATGCCTAAGCCAAACATCAAAGAAGGGGACTTGGTCCTATTGGCAGATGAAAGTTACCCTCGTGGCCAGTGGCCAATCGCACGTGTGGAGGAAGTTGTTGTCAGCAGAGACGGGTATGTGCGTACCGTTCGAGTGAAGACTGCCTGTACAGTGGCGACTCGTGCTAAGAGAAGACGTCGCAGAGAGCTGAAGACTAGCAGTGTGATAGTCACTCGGCCAATCACAAGTTTATGTCCTTTAGAGATGGACTGA
- the LOC136277653 gene encoding uncharacterized protein, producing the protein MHFGGNPIDYVSFMRNFETCLEDDTDGSRSLQLLIQHCTGKAREAIESCVNLPVSEGYESAKKTLKENFGLPHVIAKAHLKKLEQLPPLKASTGSALLEFSRSLEIAERTLKGMGPEYVSDLNHTNTLMELNRKLPYFMRAKWAECAGRIIEAGERPKFEDFLKFVKARAKLVNNEFGEDLAASSSREKKRNGEKVEKPLSKLTSMTTKVELDQKANQNGKTSGANRKCPACLGQHGLWRCEKFKKLPYPERERLALSKRLCFKCLNRGHFKDRCPKEAFKCQVRGCVEDHNTLLHPTPRDQTERVSSTSVTLHGSSLDAEDHLQQVNAATSNSGEVQRATQERQGASSVTVATGAGERRVCLGVLPVKVTAKGGTRTVETYALLDSGSEVTLCKEQLFNDLGSWGSRCNYELQGVTGSKNVEGHVVDIVVTSLDGRVSEELLNVRTVEQIPVSVSCIPKREDILNWSHLRDVDLPELSASDVGLIIGLKEKPSLFVPLECKSGGHGEPVAVRYSLGWTVMGPLGGTGDSGPCSVNFVRLGNKEFYVDEPEVVEFEGQKGGVEKKEESEVGELGANETDVNLQCGDAEVKRQIQDEILHEQLEKLWKTDFADSVVSSSASLSIEDKKALEKMEQSLKMVDGHYQVALPWRNDPPYLPNNRSMVERRAELLKKRLLKDQDLFSKYNATMNEYVEEGHAERVPTNELHPEDRPVWSVEPFSPRDCRPCSRYTINVSSSKSGTQRL; encoded by the exons ATGCATTTTGGTGGAAATCCAATTGACTATGTGTCATTCATGCGCAACTTTGAAACCTGCTTGGAAGATGATACCGATGGTTCTAGAAGTCTTCAGTTGCTAATTCAACACTGTACTGGTAAAGCTAGAGAAGCGATTGAAAGTTGTGTAAACCTACCAGTGTCAGAAGGTTATGAATCTGCAAAGAAAaccctgaaagaaaatttcGGTCTTCCTCATGTTATCGCGAAAGCTCATTTAAAGAAGTTAGAGCAATTGCCACCATTGAAAGCTAGCACTGGGTCAGCATTGTTAGAGTTTTCAAGAAGCCTTGAGATAGCAGAGAGAACCCTGAAGGGAATGGGTCCTGAATATGTCAGTGACTTGAACCACACCAACACCCTGATGGAGCTGAATAGGAAGCTACCCTATTTTATGAGAGCAAAGTGGGCAGAATGTGCGGGGAGAATCATTGAAGCTGGagaaaggccaaaatttgaggATTTTCTGAAGTTTGTAAAGGCCCGAGCAAAGCTTGTGAACAATGAATTTGGAGAAGATCTTGCTGCGAGCTCTtcaagagagaagaaaagaaatggaGAGAAGGTAGAGAAACCACTATCAAAGCTAACCTCAATGACAACTAAAGTTGAACTTGATCAGAAAGCAAACCAAAATGGTAAAACATCGGGTGCCAACCGAAAGTGTCCTGCTTGTCTTGGACAGCACGGATTATGGAGGTGTGAGAAATTCAAGAAGCTGCCGTATCCAGAAAGAGAAAGATTGGCGTTAAGCAAGAGGCTGTGCTTCAAATGCCTCAACAGAGGACATTTTAAAGATCGTTGTCCCAAGGAAGCCTTCAAGTGTCAGGTGCGAGGTTGTGTTGAGGATCACAATACTCTGCTACACCCCACTCCCAGAGATCAGACAGAGAGAGTAAGTTCTACCAGTGTTACCCTTCATGGTTCCTCTCTTGATGCTGAAGATCATCTTCAACAAGTTAATGCAGCCACAAGTAATTCAGGTGAAGTCCAAAGAGCGACTCAAGAACGGCAAGGTGCAAGTTCTGTGACAGTAGCAACTGGGGCCGGCGAGAGACGTGTTTGCCTAGGAGTCCTTCCTGTTAAGGTTACAGCCAAGGGAGGGACGAGGACTGTGGAGACGTATGCGCTACTAGACAGCGGTAGCGAGGTGACTTTGTGCAAGGAACAGCTTTTCAATGACCTCGGGTCATGGGGCTCAAGATGTAACTATGAGCTACAAGGAGTGACAGGGTCCAAGAACGTTGAAGGCCACGTGGTAGATATTGTTGTTACGTCGTTGGATGGCAGAGTGTCAGAGGAACTGTTGAACGTTAGAACTGTTGAGCAGATACCAGTGTCAGTCAGTTGCATTCCCAAGAGAGAAGACATTTTGAACTGGTCCCATTTAAGGGATGTTGATTTGCCAGAGTTAAGTGCATCAGATGTCGGTCTTATCATAGGCCTAAAGGAGAAGCCCTCATTGTTTGTCCCATTGGAATGTAAGTCAGGTGGACATGGTGAGCCAGTAGCGGTGCGATACTCGTTGGGTTGGACAGTTATGGGTCCCTTGGGCGGCACTGGAGATAGTGGACCCTGTTCAGTTAATTTTGTTCGCCTGGGTAACAAGGAGTTTTATGTTGATGAGCCAGAGGTTGTAGAGTTTGAAGGACAGAAAGGTGGTGTTGAGAAGAAAGAGGAGAGTGAAGTTGGAGAATTAGGAGCAAATGAGACAGATGTAAACCTGCAGTGTGGAGATGCAGAAGTGAAGCGTCAAATACAAGATGAGATTTTACATGAGCAACTTGAGAAACTTTGGAAAACTGACTTTGCAGATTCTGTTGTGAGCTCAAGCGCAAGTCTTTCAATTGAGGATAAGAAAGCACTAGAGAAGATGGAACAGTCGTTGAAAATGGTTGATGGGCATTACCAAGTAGCGCTGCCGTGGCGTAATGATCCACCTTATTTGCCAAATAACAGGTCAATGGTCGAGCGTCGAGCTGAGCTTCTGAAGAAACGTCTCCTCAAAGACCAAGACTTGTTTTCCAAGTACAATGCAACCATGAATGAATACGTTGAAGAGGGCCATGCAGAGAGAGTGCCAACCAATGAGCTACACCCAGAAGACCGACCAGTGTG GAGTGTTGAGCCGTTTTCGCCAAGAGACTGTCGGCCTTGTAGCCGATATACAATCAATGTTTCATCAAGTAAGAGTGGAACCCAGAGACTCTGA
- the LOC136277652 gene encoding uncharacterized protein has product MVKHIFGATSSPSVVNLCLKKTAEMDGGQNSEVASVINRNMYVDDLMKSTETVTDAIVLANKVREQLSKGGFHLTKWCSNDRRVIAAIPESERAKTVVNLELEQLPTQSALGMKWDIEDDKFVWEV; this is encoded by the coding sequence ATGGTGAAACACATATTTGGAGCGACGTCGTCGCCAAGCGTCGTGAACCTTTGTTTGAAGAAAACTGCAGAGATGGACGGAGGGCAGAATTCAGAAGTTGCGAGTGTCATCAACAGGAACATGTATGTCGATGACCTCATGAAGTCAACTGAAACAGTGACAGACGCAATTGTGCTGGCAAACAAAGTTCGTGAGCAGCTCAGCAAAGGTGGTTTTCATCTAACAAAATGGTGCAGTAATGACAGGAGAGTCATAGCTGCTATTCCAGAATCAGAGAGAGCTAAGACAGTTGTGAACTTGGAGCTTGAACAGCTTCCAACCCAAAGTGCCTTAGGAATGAAGTGGGACATTGAAGATGACAAATTTGTGTGGGAGGTCTAA